The following proteins are co-located in the Ictalurus punctatus breed USDA103 chromosome 14, Coco_2.0, whole genome shotgun sequence genome:
- the LOC124628882 gene encoding uncharacterized protein LOC124628882, with translation MARLLFIQLMIGVFTSRLLQITLADIISVPHGENITLVCNITNDSDILWYRLTSQEVKLLVTAKKGKLDAHFSPKDSVEESHFDVTEDSSLVIIGVRETDLGFYYCGRRNTTHMQFGKPMRLNITDNRNQVVSSSTSLDRSQIITIILTCVCSISFLINIICSCMFCSRVQGKSISPKTCCSDTNTTCSPEKEMNLHYATFTHNSEPTDRSTSDLDRLGVIYAGIRHLPA, from the exons ATGGCCAGGTTGCTGTTTATACAGCTGATGATCG GTGTATTCACCTCGAGGCTTCTTCAGATCACTTTAGCAGACATCATATCTGTTCCTCATGGAGAAAACATCACCCTGGTCTGTAACATCACTAATGATTCGGACATACTGTGGTATCGACTTACATCCCAGGAGGTGAAACTGCTCGTAACTGCTAAAAAAGGAAAACTGGATGCACATTTTTCCCCCAAGGACAGTGTCGAGGAGAGTCACTTTGATGTAACCGAAGACAGCAGTTTAGTGATTATTGGAGTTAGAGAGACAGATTTGGGATTTTATTATTGTGGACGTCGAAACACCACACACATGCAGTTTGGGAAACCAATGAGACTGAATATTACAg ACAACAGAAATCAAGTTGTTTCCTCATCTACATCTCTGGATCGCTCCCAGATAATAACTATAATCCTAACATGTGTGTGTTCCATCTCTTTCCTAATAAACATCATCTGCAGCTGTATGTTCTGTTCCCGAGTACAAG GAAAGTCAATATCACCAAAAACATGCTGCAGTGACACCAACACCACTTGTTCACCTGAGAAG GAAATGAATCTGCACTATGccactttcacacacaacagtgaaCCCACGGATAGAAGCACATCAGATTTGGACAGATTAGGAGTGATCTATGCTGGAATCAGACATTTACCAGCCTGA